TGATTAGGGGAATAGACAAGAGAGATATATTTATTGACGATGAAGATAGAGAGAGGTTTGTGTCATATTTAGTTAAGGCAAAAGAAAAAGGCAAGTATGAAATCTATGGTTATTGTCTAATGGATAATCATGTACATATCCTAATTAAAGAGGGAATTGAAGAAATAGGCAAATCAATTAAAAGAATAACTGTAGGCTATGTACAGTTTCACAATATGAAATATCAGCGTACAGGACATTTATTTCAGAATAGGTATAAGAGTGAGAAAGTAGAAGACGATTCATATTTCTTAACTGTACTACGATATATCCATCAAAATCCATTAAAGGCAGGAGTGACATCGGATTTAGATGGCTATAAATGGAGTAGCTATAGATATTATATTCAGCAGTCAAAGGAGAAACTAGTTGACATAGATAAGGCAAAAGAATACTTTGAAGATCAAAGTAGATTAATAGAATTTATGAATACAAGCAATAAGGATAAATGTCTTGAATATGAAGTGAGAGCTAAATATGCAGATGAAGAATTAAGGCAAAAAATATTAGAGATATATGATCCTATATTAATTAAGGAATTAAGTAAGCAAGAAAGAGATAATTTAATTAAAAAAATAAAAGAAGTTACAGGAGTCAGTAATAGGCAGCTGAGCAGGGTACTAGGAATTGGACGAGGGATAGTAGAGAGGGCTACTTTAAAGGGGAAATAAAATGACAAAGTATTTAAGAGTGGCAAACGAAACGTCCCCAAGCCATTCTGTTAAAGTTGTACAATATATAATTTATTAGTAAAATTTATAATATATAGGGGGAGAGAGCATGAAAAAAATTTTTTGGATCACTATTTTAATATCATTAGTACTAAGTACTATAGCATTTGCTGAAAATGATATAAAAATTTATATTGATGGGGAAAAAATTGAATTCGATTTAGAATCAGGGGCACCTTTTATCGATGAAAATAGCAGAGTGCAAGTGCCTTTTAGAATTGTAATGGAGAAGTTTGGTAGTGAAGTGAGTTGGGATGGCGAAAAAAAAGAAGCTACAGCTAAAAAAGATAATGTTATAGTAAAAGTGCCAATCGAACAACCATATATTTATAAAAATGATGAAAAGATAGATAGTGATACAGTAGCTATTATAAAAAATGGAAGAACTTATTTACCCATTAGAGTTGTTTTAGAAGCTTTTGGAGCAGAAATTGTATGGAATAACAATAATAAGGCAGTAACAATATTTAGAAATGAATCAGTTAAGCAAGAAAAACGTGGTAATTTGATTGGAAATTATGGACAAGTAGTCAAATATGACAATTATGTTATTTATTCTAATTTTGTTAAAGATATACCTCT
Above is a window of Maledivibacter sp. DNA encoding:
- a CDS encoding transposase; the protein is MPRKKREKSSTGIYHIMIRGIDKRDIFIDDEDRERFVSYLVKAKEKGKYEIYGYCLMDNHVHILIKEGIEEIGKSIKRITVGYVQFHNMKYQRTGHLFQNRYKSEKVEDDSYFLTVLRYIHQNPLKAGVTSDLDGYKWSSYRYYIQQSKEKLVDIDKAKEYFEDQSRLIEFMNTSNKDKCLEYEVRAKYADEELRQKILEIYDPILIKELSKQERDNLIKKIKEVTGVSNRQLSRVLGIGRGIVERATLKGK